The Arabidopsis thaliana chromosome 5, partial sequence genomic interval CTCAATTGCCATTTCATTTTCCTTACTTTGATCCATACCAACCACACCTTGGTTGTCTTCCTCACATTGTTCCCCTGAAACTTCCCGAAACTCTGTCTCAGCTTTTTCCTTACCTTCAGGTTTACTTTCCCCAGAACTTCCCACACCAACCGATTGTTTGTTCGCTTTCACTTCATCCACGCTCTTgctgttattgttgttttccTTCACCACAGCCTCATTATCCCTTGCCGCAACATCCTGCATACAAACATCTTCTGCAGCTACATGGTTCTCCTTTGTTTCACCACTAGTACGAGCATCAGATCCCCCTgtatcatcaccatcactttCAGACTCATTCTCCACAACCTCCTCGTTAGCATCTTGAGCAACCATATCCCGCCTCTCGAGATACTGTAATCTTCTCCTCATGTCACCTAACTCCCTTTCCATCAAAAACAACCTTTCCTTCAAAGTTAAATTCTCTTCCTCCAGTTGAGCAATATGGCTATCCTGATCATCCACTCGGTTTTCCAAAACATTGTTATACTCAGAACCACCATAATTCGGATAAATCATCTCAAACCGACTCAAATCATGATCCAATCTCCTCTCAACCTCAACATGCTCCTCCACATCACTCTCACTCGACcctccttcatcttcatcatcctcctcaTAAGGTTCCAACTCATTCCCATCAGCTCTCAGCCTAATCAGCCCTTTCATAGAGCCATAACCATCAACCCCCCACTCCTCCTTCGCCATATCACCCAACACCTCCCTAGACGGCGAGAACATTGGCGTAGGCAACACCGCCGGTGTCACAGGGCATGGAGACACCAACTCAGCAATTCCACCAGATTTCTTCGCCCTGATAATAAACGAAGTCGTGTTCCTCGGCGCATAAGGAACATATCGGTTACCATACTTCTTCTTCGGATAAAACTTCCTCGTCTTTAACCTATTCTGAGACTGCAGCTCATTCAAAGTCGGCGGCTTGTAACCACCAGCACCAACCTGAATACTACCAGAACCAGGAAGTTGCTGAGGGTTATACATAGGAATCCCAGAGTTATGCATCCTCCTAatttgctgctgctgctgctccATCATTGGCCTCTTGTCACTTGTAATCTTCTTCCCTTTCCAATTGTTCCGACTCATTTTCGAACCAAAGTTATTAGGAGCAAGATTCTGCTGATACTCGGAACTCAAACTCTGGTTAAGGTTAAAGTTGCGTGGATTCATCATCATTGGCTGATTGCTGTTCATCATAACCTGTGGTGGCTGCTGATTCATTCCCATAATCGGATGAGATTGGCCTAATAACGGACTCTGGTTCATAATCCGTGGTACCTGTGACGGCGGCGGCGGATTCATCCTCTGTTGCGGTGGAGGCTGACCAATCATCTGCTGTGGAGGTGGCGGATTCATCAGCTTAGATTGATCGTTCATCTAGGTGACACAAACACTAATTTcgaaacaaaaaccctaattttcgCAAATCTCAAATCAAAAGTCGAAGCAAGTCGATAGATAGATCAATGGACAAGAGATTAATCTGAGTGCTGACGAGTGgaatttttacaaaacaaaccacagatcaaacaaaaaaaaaattacagacagatcaaacaaaaaagccAACAAGAGAAACACTAGGATTGGGATTTTTCGtaattagaattttgtttgttaagtttttAAGATGAAGTTTTAGGAGTTTGAGAATCTTTGTTGTAATTTTGGATctggaaactttttttttttggtttgggcagaagaaaaataaattaaaggcAAAGAGAACCTCTGTGTACGAACGGCAGAAGAGATGATGAGATTCTTTAAATAGAGGCGACGAAAAGATGCCAAGTCCTAATCAACGATGGAGATGCGACACGTTTAAACCGACGGCTGAgattatgtttatatttaaagGGTAGAGTCGGTTACGGTTTtctttgatattattattattattagttagaaatattttaaatcataaaCCTAATCACTTGATAATTTGGCAAAATATTATTCAACCTTTTTCTGCTAAAGTTAATTTAACtttaatatcaaaattcatatttgGACGTTCTACTTTAGGTAACTATGTTTTTtgcctctttttttctcttgatgatggtattttaattataattttagagAAAAGTGGACTATTtccaaaatttggttttgattgcAATCACACATTAGCCCCAAAATTTGGACTATATTAACAAACCTCCCTATAATTAATCATTCAATGGAGAAGAATCTCAACATTTTAAGGTATCAAAGTCATTTCTAATCCATAAGTGTTCATGTTCTTCTTTTATTCATATCCTTGAGTTATGctattttcttctcctttcttgaACCGTGAGTTACGTTATACGAGTTTCATCACATATCAAGTTTCGTATACCATGGTCCATAGCACACTCTGTCATGTTTGGGTCTTCTAACTGTTGTCAAAGATACGTCAAAGAGTCATTTCGTACAATTTCCACCAACAAGTGCAACATGGAAACCCCACTCCTAATTAATGTTTTACCGGCAGAAGCAATCTCTGCCAAGGACAAATGTTTGGCATTCCCATAATTTTTCCTATTGCTTCTAAGcttctcaaaaaaaataaagtgttGCAATTGTCAAGATCGATAGgaacaaagataaagactGATACTGATTGGGGGTTGTTGTATATCATAGACAAAGATTGAACACCATATATGACAACTTCCATAAACGGCCTATGACACGGAATGAGTAATACCGAGTTTCCAACATTTTTGTAACCTGAGTCAAGTAGGCTTCCCTCCTAGGACATGGAGGAAACCATATCTGACGACTGACGCCATGGTGTATGCTTCAGGGCAGGAAATGCTTATATACCCTTCCTGACATTATATGACTCACATATTAGAGTGTTGCTTTTTTTCGTAACACATTTGCAGTCAtcttaaaaacacacacaaaatggTCATCattatcaagaagaagaaaggagcaCATACTTTCTCTTCCTACGATCAATTCCAGTAGCACCCATATTCCTAGTGTCATTCTTAGAAAGCATATTATTGTACTGCATTGGAGAAAGGGCTGGAGAGAGAGCAGCAGTTGCAGATGGTGCAGGTGGCAAAGAAGTTGAAGGTGCAACTGGTGGTTGTGGAGGTACAGGCTCTGGAAGAGGCCGAGGTAGAATGTGCTTCAGTCTGTTGT includes:
- a CDS encoding PRLI-interacting factor translates to MNDQSKLMNPPPPQQMIGQPPPQQRMNPPPPSQVPRIMNQSPLLGQSHPIMGMNQQPPQVMMNSNQPMMMNPRNFNLNQSLSSEYQQNLAPNNFGSKMSRNNWKGKKITSDKRPMMEQQQQQIRRMHNSGIPMYNPQQLPGSGSIQVGAGGYKPPTLNELQSQNRLKTRKFYPKKKYGNRYVPYAPRNTTSFIIRAKKSGGIAELVSPCPVTPAVLPTPMFSPSREVLGDMAKEEWGVDGYGSMKGLIRLRADGNELEPYEEDDEDEGGSSESDVEEHVEVERRLDHDLSRFEMIYPNYGGSEYNNVLENRVDDQDSHIAQLEEENLTLKERLFLMERELGDMRRRLQYLERRDMVAQDANEEVVENESESDGDDTGGSDARTSGETKENHVAAEDVCMQDVAARDNEAVVKENNNNSKSVDEVKANKQSVGVGSSGESKPEGKEKAETEFREVSGEQCEEDNQGVVGMDQSKENEMAIEKLEDASENDSAGKQ